In Inquilinus sp. Marseille-Q2685, the following proteins share a genomic window:
- a CDS encoding cupredoxin domain-containing protein: MTNIIKSGHAQGLTAAVLSASVFMTASFAFADAGHSGTKSIGEPPTGRTTTRVVEITIKDSAYEPKAVRVKAGETVRFVLKNEGELLHEFNLGTAEMHAEHQHEMQTMVEHGMLTPTAVVATSMPGMSHDDPNAVFIEPGKTAELSWTFPAGGTIEFACNIPGHYESGMVGKIVFSS, encoded by the coding sequence ATGACGAACATCATCAAGTCTGGGCATGCTCAAGGTTTGACGGCCGCCGTGCTGTCTGCGTCGGTCTTCATGACGGCGTCCTTCGCATTCGCGGACGCCGGTCACTCCGGGACGAAGAGCATCGGGGAGCCGCCGACAGGGCGGACGACGACTCGCGTCGTCGAGATCACGATCAAGGACAGCGCCTATGAACCGAAGGCTGTCCGGGTCAAGGCCGGTGAGACGGTGCGCTTCGTGCTGAAGAACGAAGGCGAACTCCTGCACGAGTTCAACCTGGGCACCGCTGAGATGCATGCCGAGCATCAGCATGAGATGCAGACCATGGTCGAGCACGGAATGCTGACGCCGACCGCGGTGGTCGCGACCTCGATGCCCGGGATGAGCCACGACGACCCGAATGCGGTCTTCATCGAGCCGGGGAAGACGGCCGAGTTGTCCTGGACGTTCCCGGCGGGCGGCACGATTGAATTCGCATGTAACATTCCGGGACACTACGAATCCGGGATGGTCGGCAAGATCGTGTTTTCGAGCTGA
- a CDS encoding copper resistance protein B, giving the protein MTHERRSGAGRARWLVMICGLAVTSLLAEGAVAEEDGPAGTMADEVMAEHSIFTWFQADQFEYRLNDGQDSFNWEAQGWVGSDDEKAWLKTEGAVPLDGPVEEAEVQLLYSRRISDFFDAQAGIRYDIRPEPERGFAVLGIQGLAPYFFEVGAAAFVSNEGEVSARFEAEYDLLVTQRLILQPAAEINVAIQEVEERGVGSGINDIELGLRLRYEFAREFAPYIGVNWERKLGRTADLARDEGEDVSDVSFVGGIRFWF; this is encoded by the coding sequence ATGACGCACGAACGACGATCCGGCGCGGGCCGGGCGCGGTGGCTGGTCATGATCTGCGGCCTCGCCGTGACGTCCCTCCTCGCCGAGGGAGCCGTGGCCGAAGAAGACGGTCCCGCAGGAACGATGGCGGACGAAGTCATGGCGGAGCACTCGATCTTCACATGGTTTCAAGCGGACCAGTTCGAATATCGCCTCAATGACGGCCAGGACAGCTTCAACTGGGAGGCGCAGGGATGGGTGGGCAGCGATGACGAGAAGGCCTGGCTGAAGACCGAGGGAGCGGTTCCGCTTGATGGACCGGTGGAAGAGGCCGAGGTGCAACTCCTCTACAGCCGCCGCATCTCGGATTTCTTCGACGCCCAGGCCGGCATCCGCTACGACATCCGGCCGGAGCCGGAGCGCGGCTTCGCCGTGCTCGGCATCCAGGGTCTTGCACCGTATTTCTTTGAGGTCGGCGCTGCAGCCTTCGTCAGCAACGAGGGCGAAGTCTCTGCGAGGTTCGAGGCGGAATACGATCTCCTGGTAACCCAGCGGCTGATCCTTCAGCCCGCCGCGGAGATCAATGTGGCCATCCAGGAGGTCGAGGAGCGCGGTGTCGGTTCCGGCATCAACGACATCGAACTCGGTCTGCGGCTCCGATACGAGTTCGCCCGCGAATTCGCTCCCTACATCGGTGTGAACTGGGAACGAAAGCTGGGCCGGACTGCCGATCTCGCCCGAGACGAAGGAGAGGATGTCAGTGACGTCTCCTTCGTCGGCGGCATTCGATTCTGGTTCTAG
- a CDS encoding DUF2274 domain-containing protein, whose translation MPDLKLRRLPDRTPARISFQAAPELAQSLRAYADLYRETYGRAESVSDLVPYMLESFLASDRAFVQARKAGRFGVEAGPVGAASHSGEGRHRADLFAPSPEKED comes from the coding sequence ATGCCCGATCTCAAGCTCCGCCGGCTGCCGGACCGCACGCCGGCCAGAATCTCGTTTCAGGCGGCTCCGGAGCTCGCGCAATCTCTGCGGGCCTACGCCGATCTGTACCGTGAGACCTATGGCAGGGCGGAGTCGGTATCCGATCTGGTCCCCTACATGCTGGAGAGCTTCCTTGCCAGCGACCGCGCCTTCGTCCAGGCCCGGAAGGCGGGGCGCTTTGGTGTCGAGGCCGGTCCCGTCGGCGCGGCGTCGCATTCCGGGGAAGGGCGACACCGGGCTGACCTCTTCGCGCCATCACCCGAGAAGGAGGATTGA
- a CDS encoding copper resistance system multicopper oxidase yields MPNGRDGDLSRRDILKLAGASGVAGLVSIYPGRRSFAQATKTYRLDIRETRITVDGVSSRAVMMGGSVPAPTMNWTEGDEIVVQATNRLDEPSSIHWHGLLIAGVMDGAPGFNGFVAIPPGGTYTYRFKLRQAGTYWYHSHSAGQEQSGMYGAIVIQPAAANRVRADRDYVVVLSDHTQENPRRVLANLKVDAAYYNRRQRTLIDFLRDGNRDGYGAAIRDRLDWGEMRMDPTDLADVTGYAFLVNGRGPQDNWTGLFRPGERVRLRFINASAMSFFDVRIPGLAMTVVAADGQDVEPVSADEFRFGVGETYDVIVTPPDDAAYTIFAEPIDRTGYARATLATRHGLEGPIPERRARTILSMNDMGMDHGSMDMSGTDMSGMDHSSMDMSGMDMSGMDHSSMNMSGMDMSGMDHSSMDMSGMDMSGMDHSSMTAGGGNGSRRRPFGWADADTPAGKKALTYADLRAAVPSEDRREPTQEIELRLTGIMERYIWTLNGEKFARGGGIRVPYGERVRLRFVNTTMMAHPMHLHGMFVELENGQADAPPRKHVVVVPPGQTVTALLTADEPGDWPFHCHLLYHMESGMMTRFIVEQRAARS; encoded by the coding sequence ATGCCTAATGGCCGAGACGGTGATCTCTCCAGACGAGACATCCTCAAGCTCGCCGGTGCGTCGGGGGTCGCCGGCTTGGTCTCCATCTACCCTGGCCGCCGCAGCTTCGCCCAGGCCACAAAGACCTACCGTCTCGACATTCGGGAGACGCGGATCACCGTGGACGGGGTGAGCAGCCGGGCGGTGATGATGGGCGGATCGGTCCCCGCCCCGACCATGAACTGGACTGAAGGCGACGAGATCGTCGTCCAGGCGACGAACCGGCTCGACGAACCGAGTTCGATCCACTGGCATGGCCTGTTGATCGCTGGGGTGATGGACGGGGCGCCGGGCTTCAACGGGTTCGTCGCCATCCCGCCTGGCGGAACCTACACCTATCGCTTCAAGCTCCGCCAAGCCGGGACCTACTGGTACCACAGCCACTCCGCCGGGCAGGAGCAGTCCGGAATGTACGGCGCCATCGTCATCCAGCCGGCCGCAGCCAATCGGGTCCGGGCGGACCGCGACTACGTGGTCGTCCTGTCCGACCATACCCAGGAGAACCCGCGGCGCGTCCTGGCCAATCTCAAGGTCGATGCCGCCTACTACAACCGCAGACAAAGGACCCTGATCGATTTCCTTCGGGATGGAAATCGCGACGGGTACGGCGCCGCCATTCGGGACCGCCTCGATTGGGGCGAAATGCGCATGGATCCGACGGATCTTGCCGACGTCACCGGCTATGCGTTTCTGGTCAACGGGCGGGGGCCGCAGGACAACTGGACCGGGCTGTTCAGACCAGGCGAGCGGGTCCGGCTGCGCTTCATCAATGCGTCCGCCATGAGCTTCTTCGACGTTCGAATCCCCGGCCTTGCGATGACCGTCGTCGCGGCCGACGGGCAGGACGTCGAGCCGGTCTCAGCGGACGAGTTCCGCTTCGGTGTCGGCGAGACCTACGACGTGATCGTCACGCCGCCGGACGATGCTGCGTATACCATCTTCGCCGAACCGATCGACCGGACCGGCTATGCCCGTGCGACCCTGGCCACCCGCCATGGCTTGGAAGGGCCGATACCGGAACGGCGTGCCCGTACCATCCTGAGCATGAACGACATGGGGATGGACCACGGCTCGATGGATATGTCCGGCACGGACATGTCCGGGATGGATCACAGCTCGATGGATATGTCCGGCATGGACATGTCGGGGATGGATCACAGCTCGATGAACATGTCCGGCATGGACATGTCGGGGATGGATCACAGCTCGATGGACATGTCCGGCATGGACATGTCCGGAATGGATCACAGCAGCATGACCGCAGGCGGCGGCAATGGGAGCAGGCGGCGGCCGTTCGGCTGGGCCGATGCCGACACGCCCGCGGGCAAGAAGGCCCTTACCTATGCGGATCTTCGAGCGGCCGTCCCCTCCGAGGACCGGCGTGAGCCGACCCAGGAAATCGAGCTTCGCCTCACCGGGATCATGGAGCGCTACATCTGGACGTTGAACGGAGAGAAGTTTGCTCGGGGGGGTGGCATCCGGGTCCCCTACGGTGAACGTGTCCGCCTACGCTTCGTGAACACCACGATGATGGCGCACCCGATGCACTTGCACGGAATGTTCGTCGAGCTCGAAAACGGCCAGGCGGACGCTCCGCCTCGAAAGCATGTCGTCGTGGTTCCGCCGGGGCAGACGGTGACGGCCCTGCTGACGGCCGACGAGCCGGGAGACTGGCCGTTTCACTGCCACCTCCTCTACCACATGGAATCGGGAATGATGACGCGCTTCATCGTCGAGCAGCGTGCCGCCCGGTCGTGA
- a CDS encoding ATP-binding protein codes for MSRLSRLLPGTIAGRVIVVLLTGLTVSHIASVGLYRSDLREELGISTSRLLAERIVAMQRAIAASSPEDRDRTAHALSGPGVEVHWDNAPSVEAMAPDAWTTQLTRHIAEIQTDLEANRPSSIPADEHAEGDPGGAASGIQIATKLPDGTWANFELRSIGDSILRSQQEHLLMSTTLMVVAILGLAVVSVRILTRPLRALERAARRLGVDMDAPPLPETGPREVRSAAHAFNDMQNRIRRLVRDRTQMFAAISHDLKTPITRVRLRAEFVDDTDQKAKLLADLDEMEAMVSSALAFLREDANTEEAKVVNLSAIFDTICNAAADAGHRAEYVGESYLPFRGRPLALKRALTNVIQNAILYGNGAVVRARSSDHEIRIEVDDEGPGIPPAEQDRVFEPFYRIDGSRSRETGGTGLGLAVARSVIRAHGGDIELSNREARGLRVTITLPRLGLPQPQ; via the coding sequence ATGAGCCGGCTGTCGAGGCTGCTGCCCGGCACGATTGCCGGACGTGTGATCGTTGTCCTCCTCACCGGGCTCACCGTTTCGCATATCGCGAGCGTGGGGCTCTATCGCAGCGACCTCCGCGAGGAACTCGGCATCTCGACCAGCCGCCTCTTGGCCGAGCGGATCGTTGCGATGCAAAGGGCGATCGCCGCTTCGTCACCAGAGGACCGGGATCGCACGGCTCATGCCTTATCCGGACCGGGCGTCGAGGTCCACTGGGACAACGCTCCATCGGTCGAGGCTATGGCGCCGGATGCCTGGACGACCCAGCTGACCCGGCACATCGCCGAGATCCAAACGGATCTCGAGGCCAACCGGCCATCGTCAATTCCGGCCGACGAACACGCGGAGGGCGATCCTGGCGGAGCCGCTTCCGGGATCCAGATCGCGACAAAGCTGCCGGACGGAACCTGGGCGAATTTCGAGCTTCGCTCCATCGGCGACAGCATATTGCGGTCGCAGCAGGAACACCTCCTGATGTCAACGACGCTCATGGTCGTTGCCATCCTTGGTCTTGCTGTCGTCTCCGTCAGGATTCTGACTCGGCCGTTGCGGGCCTTGGAGCGCGCGGCGAGACGTCTCGGCGTCGACATGGATGCGCCGCCGCTCCCGGAGACCGGCCCCCGAGAGGTCAGGAGCGCGGCACATGCCTTCAACGACATGCAGAACCGCATCCGTCGTCTGGTTCGCGACCGGACTCAGATGTTTGCCGCTATCTCGCACGACCTCAAGACGCCGATCACGCGTGTGCGCCTGCGCGCCGAATTCGTTGACGACACAGACCAGAAGGCGAAGCTGCTGGCCGATCTCGACGAAATGGAGGCCATGGTTTCCTCCGCCTTGGCATTCCTGCGCGAGGACGCAAATACCGAAGAGGCCAAGGTCGTCAACCTGTCCGCCATCTTCGATACGATCTGCAATGCTGCGGCGGATGCCGGGCACAGGGCGGAATATGTCGGGGAGAGCTACTTGCCGTTCCGCGGCCGGCCGCTGGCTCTCAAGCGCGCCCTCACCAATGTGATTCAGAACGCGATCCTCTACGGGAACGGTGCGGTCGTCCGGGCAAGGTCGAGCGACCATGAGATCCGGATCGAGGTCGACGATGAAGGACCAGGCATCCCTCCGGCCGAGCAGGACCGCGTCTTCGAGCCGTTCTATCGCATCGACGGATCCCGCAGCCGCGAGACCGGTGGAACCGGCCTTGGCCTCGCCGTCGCGCGCTCGGTCATCCGGGCCCATGGCGGGGACATCGAACTGAGCAACCGGGAGGCGCGTGGCCTTCGTGTGACAATCACCCTGCCGAGGCTCGGATTGCCGCAGCCGCAATGA
- a CDS encoding response regulator yields MKLSPIPHPPRRDFTEASGLDGGAHLLVVDDDPEIRDLLVRLLRKHGYRVTSSRNGVEMREILATAGIDLVVLDIMMPGEDGLTLCREIRAFSDMPIIMLTAMGEEMDRIVGLEMGADDYLAKPFSPRELLARVKAVLRRTSSSSPSRERKGGRMFAFARWRLDTHRRELTSPDGVAIDLSAGEYDLLLAFVEHPQRILSRDQLLDMARNRIGQPYDRSIDVQVSRLRRKLGDADPLGADLIKTVRGAGYLFLPTVERP; encoded by the coding sequence ATGAAGCTCTCCCCGATCCCCCATCCGCCCCGCCGGGACTTCACTGAGGCCAGTGGTCTCGACGGTGGGGCTCATCTGCTCGTCGTCGACGACGATCCGGAGATTCGGGATCTGCTCGTTCGGCTGCTCCGCAAGCACGGATATCGGGTGACGAGCTCGCGCAATGGCGTCGAAATGCGCGAAATCTTGGCGACGGCCGGGATCGACCTGGTCGTGCTCGATATCATGATGCCCGGCGAGGACGGGCTGACGCTCTGCCGGGAGATTCGCGCCTTCTCGGATATGCCCATCATCATGCTAACGGCGATGGGCGAGGAGATGGATCGGATCGTCGGGCTCGAGATGGGGGCCGACGACTATCTCGCGAAGCCGTTCAGCCCGAGAGAGCTGCTCGCACGGGTCAAGGCCGTCCTGCGGCGGACCTCGTCCTCTTCCCCTTCCCGGGAAAGGAAAGGCGGCCGGATGTTCGCCTTCGCCCGTTGGCGTCTCGACACCCACCGTCGCGAGCTGACGTCCCCGGATGGCGTGGCGATCGATCTGAGCGCGGGCGAGTATGATCTGCTGCTGGCGTTTGTCGAACATCCACAGCGCATCCTGAGCAGAGACCAGCTTCTGGACATGGCCCGGAATCGCATCGGCCAGCCCTACGACCGGAGCATAGACGTCCAGGTGAGCCGGCTGCGCCGGAAACTCGGCGATGCCGATCCGTTAGGGGCCGACCTGATCAAGACGGTGCGCGGAGCGGGCTATCTGTTCCTCCCGACAGTCGAGCGCCCATGA
- the trbG gene encoding P-type conjugative transfer protein TrbG, which translates to MTAIRPTIFLSAIVLLVACGEGTPPPKIAYDDFEPAVVERDPPKPVEIVKVPEPVPLPGQLLPQPKPPKGDKRPPAARVAAANQAALQEPSASGYVNAVQVYPYMEGALYRLYAAPEQVSDIALEPGETLSAVSAGDTVRWVIGDTTSGAGASRRVHVLVKPFAPGLRTNLVILTDRRAYHLALQSTERTAMAAISWTYPADELLVLEARNSLADAAAPVDLGLSLENLRFRYAIGGDHPPWRPVQAFDDGSKVYIQFPRRIDQGEMPPLFVVGPDGDNALVNYRVRGAYYIVDRLFAAAELRLGEDPQQVVRISRTDGR; encoded by the coding sequence ATGACCGCGATCCGACCGACCATCTTCCTGTCCGCGATTGTGCTGCTCGTCGCCTGCGGCGAGGGGACGCCGCCGCCGAAGATCGCCTATGACGATTTCGAGCCGGCGGTCGTGGAGCGGGATCCGCCGAAGCCGGTCGAGATCGTGAAGGTGCCCGAGCCTGTGCCGCTGCCGGGGCAGCTCCTGCCGCAGCCGAAGCCGCCGAAGGGCGACAAACGCCCGCCCGCGGCCCGCGTTGCGGCCGCGAACCAGGCGGCGCTGCAGGAGCCCTCGGCTTCCGGCTACGTCAACGCCGTCCAGGTCTATCCCTACATGGAGGGGGCGCTCTACCGGCTCTACGCGGCGCCGGAGCAGGTGAGCGATATCGCGCTCGAGCCCGGCGAGACGCTCTCCGCCGTCTCGGCCGGGGACACGGTGCGCTGGGTGATCGGCGACACGACGAGCGGGGCAGGGGCTTCGAGGCGGGTACATGTGCTGGTGAAGCCGTTCGCACCGGGATTGCGCACCAACTTGGTCATTCTGACCGATCGGCGAGCTTACCATCTCGCGCTCCAGAGCACAGAGCGGACGGCCATGGCTGCGATCTCATGGACCTATCCTGCGGACGAACTTCTGGTGCTCGAAGCCAGGAACAGCCTCGCCGACGCCGCGGCGCCAGTCGATCTCGGCCTCTCGCTCGAGAACCTCCGCTTTCGCTACGCCATCGGCGGCGACCATCCGCCCTGGCGGCCGGTCCAGGCCTTCGACGACGGTTCGAAGGTCTACATCCAGTTTCCGCGGCGGATCGACCAAGGCGAGATGCCGCCGCTCTTCGTCGTCGGCCCGGATGGCGACAACGCGCTCGTCAACTACCGGGTGCGGGGCGCGTACTACATCGTCGACCGCCTCTTCGCCGCGGCCGAGCTCCGGCTCGGCGAGGACCCGCAGCAGGTGGTCCGCATCAGCCGGACGGATGGGCGATGA
- a CDS encoding pseudoazurin codes for MWGLRRLAAALAAAAVAFAAAAASGAEVSVEMLNKSGDRTYAYAPDLLRIQAGDSVTFLATDKGHNAVSIDGMLPDGASAIQVGINKQATVTFDRPGIYGIKCTPHVGLGMVAVIVVGDGGDLEAARGAAAKLPPKAKERVNALLGQIAG; via the coding sequence ATGTGGGGTCTTCGTAGGCTCGCGGCCGCACTCGCCGCAGCGGCCGTCGCATTTGCGGCCGCCGCGGCTTCCGGTGCGGAAGTCAGCGTCGAGATGCTGAACAAATCCGGGGATCGGACATACGCCTATGCGCCCGATCTGCTGAGGATCCAAGCGGGAGACAGCGTGACATTCCTGGCCACCGACAAGGGGCACAATGCCGTCTCGATCGACGGGATGCTCCCGGACGGCGCATCCGCAATCCAGGTCGGCATCAACAAGCAGGCGACGGTGACGTTCGATCGCCCCGGAATCTACGGCATCAAGTGCACGCCGCATGTCGGTCTGGGCATGGTCGCGGTGATCGTGGTCGGCGACGGTGGAGATCTGGAGGCGGCGCGAGGCGCGGCCGCGAAGCTGCCGCCCAAGGCCAAGGAGCGCGTCAACGCTCTGCTCGGGCAAATCGCAGGCTGA
- a CDS encoding TrbI/VirB10 family protein — protein MSEAPREDGRKLPPEALVLRGRPRRVIRFRRRLVIALSALFCVAIFGAAWLALEGMPRRRGPEAPVEIARRTTPDGLLALPGSYDQIPKPVPALGPPLPGDLGLSVVEREKSLGVAPSGPSLRPDPEADASRAERLRLAQQARQAREAGVFFRISNEARDEERQRASGGVDTPQTGAERLGLDPGRGPGAQQGKLDFLARPADDEIYNPHAIQRPASPYQVMAGTVIAASLLTGLNSDLPGLVTAQVTENVYDSVTGRVLLIPQGARFIGRYDSNIAFGQSRALVVWQRIVMPNGRSIVLDNLPATDTAGYAGLEDEVDVHGWELLKGVVLSTLLGVGTELTFGDDESDLVRAFRQSTQQSVNQAGQQITERALDIQPTLKVRPGWPLRVVVHKDLVLEPYQG, from the coding sequence ATGAGCGAAGCCCCACGCGAGGATGGACGCAAGCTGCCGCCCGAGGCTCTGGTGCTGCGAGGGCGGCCGCGGCGCGTGATCCGGTTCCGGCGGCGCCTCGTGATCGCGCTCTCGGCGCTGTTCTGCGTAGCGATATTCGGGGCGGCCTGGCTCGCGCTCGAGGGCATGCCGCGACGCCGCGGGCCCGAGGCGCCGGTCGAGATCGCTCGCAGGACGACGCCGGACGGGCTCCTGGCGCTGCCCGGGAGCTACGACCAGATCCCGAAACCGGTGCCTGCGCTCGGTCCGCCGCTGCCCGGCGACCTCGGCCTCTCCGTGGTCGAGCGGGAGAAGTCGCTCGGCGTCGCGCCCTCGGGCCCAAGCCTGCGTCCGGATCCGGAGGCGGACGCCTCCCGCGCCGAGCGGCTCCGCCTTGCCCAGCAGGCGCGGCAGGCCCGCGAGGCCGGCGTCTTCTTCCGGATCTCGAACGAGGCTCGGGATGAAGAAAGGCAGAGGGCGAGCGGTGGGGTAGACACTCCACAGACCGGGGCGGAGCGGCTCGGCCTCGATCCCGGGCGCGGTCCGGGTGCGCAGCAGGGCAAGCTCGACTTCCTGGCCCGCCCGGCCGACGACGAGATCTACAACCCGCATGCGATCCAGCGGCCGGCCTCGCCCTATCAGGTGATGGCGGGAACCGTGATCGCGGCGAGCCTCCTCACCGGGCTCAACTCGGACCTGCCGGGACTCGTGACGGCGCAGGTCACGGAGAACGTCTACGACAGCGTCACAGGCCGAGTCCTGCTGATCCCGCAGGGCGCGCGTTTCATCGGACGCTACGACAGCAACATCGCCTTCGGCCAGAGCCGGGCGCTCGTCGTCTGGCAGCGCATCGTCATGCCGAACGGACGCTCGATCGTCCTCGACAATCTTCCGGCGACGGACACCGCCGGCTATGCTGGGCTTGAGGACGAGGTCGACGTCCACGGTTGGGAGCTCCTCAAAGGCGTCGTGCTTTCGACGCTCCTCGGCGTCGGCACCGAGCTTACCTTCGGCGACGACGAAAGCGACCTCGTCCGGGCGTTCCGGCAATCGACGCAGCAGAGCGTGAACCAGGCCGGCCAGCAGATCACTGAGCGGGCGCTCGATATCCAGCCCACGCTCAAGGTCCGGCCCGGCTGGCCGCTCCGCGTCGTCGTCCACAAGGATCTCGTGCTTGAGCCTTATCAGGGATGA
- the trbF gene encoding conjugal transfer protein TrbF: MTPFRRTSNRYGRTPGPVTPYQKAAQAWDERIGSARVQARNWRLMAFGCLGLAVGLGAGLIWQGMQSRVTPYVVEVDAAGQGRAVGPAVEGYEPTDAQIAWYLGRFVTDVRSAPIDPVLLRRNWLEAYDFATERGTVFLNDHARANDPFKGVGEKSVSVQVTSVIRVSDRSFQVKWTEQGYERGNLMRTERWTAILTVVLDPPRSAEVLRKNPLGLYVDGISWARELDPRETR; encoded by the coding sequence ATGACCCCGTTCCGGCGGACCTCGAACCGCTACGGCCGAACGCCCGGGCCGGTCACGCCGTACCAGAAGGCGGCGCAGGCCTGGGACGAGCGGATCGGCTCGGCCCGGGTGCAGGCGCGGAACTGGCGCCTCATGGCGTTCGGCTGCCTCGGCCTCGCGGTCGGGCTCGGAGCGGGCCTCATCTGGCAGGGCATGCAGAGCCGCGTCACGCCCTATGTGGTCGAGGTCGATGCGGCGGGCCAGGGCCGGGCGGTGGGGCCGGCCGTCGAGGGCTACGAGCCGACCGATGCTCAGATCGCCTGGTATCTCGGGCGCTTCGTCACGGATGTGCGCTCGGCGCCGATCGACCCGGTGCTCCTGCGGCGCAACTGGCTCGAGGCCTACGACTTCGCGACCGAGCGCGGCACGGTGTTCCTCAATGACCACGCCCGCGCCAACGATCCGTTCAAGGGCGTGGGCGAGAAGAGCGTCTCGGTCCAGGTGACGAGCGTGATCCGCGTGTCGGACCGCTCCTTCCAGGTCAAATGGACCGAACAGGGCTATGAGCGCGGCAACCTCATGCGCACCGAGCGCTGGACCGCGATCCTCACCGTCGTCCTCGACCCGCCGAGGAGCGCCGAGGTGCTGCGGAAGAACCCGCTCGGCCTCTATGTCGACGGCATCTCCTGGGCGCGCGAGCTCGACCCGAGGGAGACACGCTGA
- a CDS encoding copper-binding protein, producing the protein MAFIISANMAAAGVGSQTEAAARPLAGGVRLAQAQGGKPTGTGKVNSVDAGRRMVNLSHGPVAALGWPAMTMNFPVAQSVNLASIREGSQVTFTLGKGENGKYAIDSLRPAP; encoded by the coding sequence ATGGCGTTCATCATCTCAGCGAATATGGCCGCGGCAGGCGTGGGCAGCCAAACCGAAGCGGCTGCCCGTCCCCTCGCTGGCGGCGTCCGGCTCGCCCAGGCTCAGGGAGGCAAGCCGACTGGCACCGGCAAGGTGAACTCGGTCGATGCGGGCCGACGCATGGTCAATCTCAGCCACGGACCGGTCGCTGCTCTCGGCTGGCCAGCCATGACAATGAATTTTCCCGTGGCGCAGTCCGTGAATCTCGCATCGATCAGGGAAGGCAGCCAGGTGACCTTCACCTTGGGCAAGGGGGAGAACGGCAAGTACGCCATCGACTCCCTTCGCCCGGCACCCTGA